One genomic window of Cydia pomonella isolate Wapato2018A chromosome 6, ilCydPomo1, whole genome shotgun sequence includes the following:
- the LOC133519361 gene encoding monocarboxylate transporter 9-like, which produces MAGNNKWGYVVCFGTIITFIAGIGHVNSFGLIYNDFINETHSTAKSLTTAHGVFAVMLAIGGLILNLVSKKHSLRFGGFLGAATFTVGSVTTIFISSTNQLPLTFGVLQGIGFGMMVPVCYATMNYYFDKKRRTTVMSVCKAVQGIILMGYPQLLRQFVSIYGFRGTLLIISGISLHTVPGMAIMKTDEKLVKIKAANGKDIEEGKVKEGKSKEIVKLLNLAENEDAKEDAPRNSNNIRSQIAEFFNLKVLRDPVFFNICLGQSFVNFSDITFFVFQPMLLFQYGYDKSEVATCISVCAGADVAGRCALALLSSLIPLNTRLLFYITTLLTLITRLVVLQIRSFIWMCVVTGALGVLRACLHVASPLVVANHVSHADFPGAYALFMLSTGVVNVLCAPLIGVLKDVYLDYEPAFFALAACCAPCLLFWPVEYLVRRNSSSSS; this is translated from the exons ATGGCTGGTAATAACAAGTGGGGATATGTGGTGTGTTTTGGGACTATTATTACATTC ATTGCCGGAATCGGCCATGTTAATTCATTCGGGCTCATCTACAATGACTTTATAAATGAAACGCATTCGACAGCGAAGTCCCTCACCACGGCACATGGAGTATTTGCCGTCATGTTAGCAATAGGAG GTCTGATCCTCAACCTAGTGTCCAAGAAGCACTCTCTACGCTTCGGAGGTTTCCTAGGTGCAGCTACATTCACCGTTGGCTCGGTTACTACCATCTTCATATCCAGCACCAACCAGCTGCCCCTCACCTTCGGAGTCCTTCAAGGCATTGGTTTTGGCATGATGGTACCAGTGTGCTACGCCACCATGAATTACTACTTCGATAAGAAGAGAAGAACCACTGTTATGAGCGTGTGCAAAGCTGTACAAGGGATTATACTAATGGGATACCCTCAATTGCTTAGACAGTTCGTTTCAATTTATGGTTTCAGAGGAACATTACTCATAATAAGTGGAATATCTTTGCATACTGTTCCGGGCATGGCTATTATGAAGACTGATGAGAAGCTTGTGAAAATAAAAGCAGCAA ATGGTAAAGATATAGAAGAAGGAAAGGTAAAGGAAGGAAAGAGTAAAGAAATTGTGAAGTTGTTAAATCTTGCAGAAAATGAGGATGCTAAAGAGGATGCTCCTAGGAACTCGAATAATATCAG ATCTCAGATCGCAGAGTTCTTCAATTTGAAAGTACTGAGGGATCCAGTTTTCTTCAACATCTGTCTGGGCCAAAGTTTCGTCAACTTCTCAGACATCACTTTCTTTGTCTTCCAGCCGATGCTGTTGTTTCAATACGGCTACGATAAA AGTGAAGTGGCAACATGCATCTCAGTATGCGCGGGCGCCGACGTGGCGGGGCGCTGTGCGCTTGCGCTGCTTAGCAGCTTGATCCCCCTTAATACCAGGCTACTGTTTTATATCACCACCCTACTCACACTCATCACTAGACTGG TGGTCCTCCAAATCCGATCCTTCATTTGGATGTGCGTGGTCACCGGAGCGCTAGGGGTGCTCCGCGCGTGTCTCCACGTGGCCAGCCCGCTGGTGGTGGCCAACCACGTAAGCCACGCAGACTTCCCTGGCGCGTACGCTCTATTCATGCTGTCTACTGGCGTGGTCAACGTTCTGTGCGCCCCTTTAATAG GAGTCCTAAAGGACGTCTACTTAGACTACGAGCCAGCATTCTTCGCGCTGGCGGCCTGCTGTGCGCCGTGTCTCCTGTTCTGGCCCGTGGAGTACCTGGTCAGGAGAAACtcatcatcatcctcctag